GCCGGGGCCGACATGCTCATCGTCCACCACGGCATGATATGGGGCGGTCTGGGATACATCACGGGGGTGCACTACAGACGCCTGAAAGCGCTCTTCGATGCGGGCATTAACCTCTACGCGGCACATCTGCCGTTGGATGCCCACCCAGAGGTCGGGAACAACGTCGGGCTTTTGAGGCTCCTAGGCCTTGAACCGAAGGAGCCCTTCGGGGAGTACAGAGGGACAACGATCGGCTTCCTCGGGGAGTTCGAGGAGCCGCAACCGATAGAGAAGGTCGCCCAGGTAATAGCCGAAAAGCTCGATACAACCGTTAAAACCTACGAGTTCGGGGAGGGGAAGATAAAAACCGTCGGAGCCATCAGCGGGGCTGGAGCATTCGCCCTTGAAGAGGCGTGGAGAAAGGGAATAGACCTCCTCGTAACCGGAGAATTTACCCACGCGGACTACCTGACTGCCCTCGACCTTGGAATAAGCGTTGCCGTTGCAGGACACTACAAGACCGAAACCCTGGGCGTCAAGGCCCTGATGGAGGTCGTAAAAGAAAAGTTTGGGATCGAGGCTTTCTTCATAGACGCGCCCACCGGACTATGAGAAAACGTAAAGGCCTACACAAATAGTTAATAAGAGACAAAGCCCCAATATCTTAGGAGGTGGTCGGGATGAACAAGGGGCTACTTGTAATGGCAGTGGTAACTATGGCACTCGCAGCGTACGCCCTCACAACCGCCCAGATACCCCCAGCGAGCATCGAATACCGCGAGGTATTCTACATGAGCAACCAGAGTGTCACTTTCGTTACAAAGGACGGTTTTGGGCTGTTTTCAATGGTGATACACCCCCGTGTTGACTCCTTTGATCTCACCATAACGTTCCCTGAGGGCACGGAATATATGGTACGCTACGGGGAAGAGATATACAAGGGTGAAGGAACGTTCAAGATAACTGTCAAGAAAGACAGCCTGCCCGACGAAGTCTACGTCCAGTTCCAGTTGCCAAAGGAGGTAACGGAGAGAATAGTCCAGCAGGGTGAGGAGGCGCAGATAACCATCAGCGGGGACAAGCTCCCAGTCTGGCACGCAAAGGACGTGATATACATAAGGTACAGGAAAGAGGCCAACTCAAAGGGATGAAAGGGACTTTATCTTCTCCATTATCTCCTCCGGTTTTATAACCTCTGTCCTTACACCTATTTCTTGAGAATATTCAAACACCCAGCGGGGACGGGCAGTAAAGGGCGTCACAACCCAGAGCTCCGGGAAACCTGCCCGGTGGGCCTTGACGACGTCGTAGAGGAGCCTCTGGGGAAACCACTTGAATGAGGCCTCAAGCTCTATGGCGAGGAGCTTTTGCTCGCCGTTGAGGACAGCTATGTCTATCCTCGTGCCGTCAGGCGTCCTGTACTCTGGAACCGCGCTAAGGCCGAGTTCATTTGCAAGCGCGACGATTTCCCTGGTCAGGGTTTTGACCTTGATTGGGGACACCAGAGAAAAAGGAGAAACGGGAGGTTAAAAACTTACTCGATGAGCTTGAGAAATATTTCTTCCAAACTCGGCTCTTTCACCTGCATCGTAAGGACTTTTGCGCCCTGGGAAGCAACGAAGTCGTGTAGCTCCTCGCGAATGTCATTCTCGGCAACCACGCGGTACTTGTTCTCACCGAGGGGACTCACGTTCCACCCCGCCAAACCCCAGTCCACGGGCCTGTTGGTCTCAATGACAATGGTATAGCCGGCCTTCCTCAGGAATTCCCGCTTGATGTTCTCGATGCTATCCTCCAACCGGAGTTTACCCTTAACGATCACTCCAACCGTGTCACAAACCTCTTCAACATGAGCCAAAATGTGGCTGGAAAAGAAGACGGTTTTCCCGGCCTTCTTCTGCTCCCTGATGATCTCCTTGAACTCGGCAATACCCCTCGGATCCAGCCCGGTCATCGGTTCATCGAGGATTAAAAGCTCTGGATCGTTAATCAAAGCCTGAGCCAAAAGAAGCCTCTGACGCATTCCTTTGGAGAACTTGCCAACCTTCCTCCTTCGAGCTTCTTTCAAACCAACCAGGTCGAGGAGTTCACTTATGCGCTTCTCCTTCTCTGCCCTGGGAATCCCAAAGGAGTCGGCAATGACCTCAAGAGTCTGCTCTGGCGTTAAAAAATCCCACAGAGTGGCGTGCTCCGGCATGTAACCTATTTTAGCTTTGGCCCTGACGAGCTTACCCTCATCAAACTTCCCGTCCTTGAAGACCTCCTCGCCAAACAATTCAATCCTCCCCTCCTGGGGGAAGACGAGACCGAGGGTGCTCAGGATTGTAGTGCTCTTGCCAGCGCCGTTCGGCCCGAGGAAGCCGTACACCTGACCATGCTTAACCTCAAGGTTAAGACCATCCAAAGCCCTAACGTCCCTATAAACCTTAACCAAACCCTCAACCCTCAACACGACCATCACCTCAAATCCATTCTTCTGAACCTGAAGAGGGCCGCTCCAAGGTAGATGGGGATAAGCCCAACTATCAGCGCCGTCTGGGCGGAATTGTCAGCTATGGCCCGCTTAACCCCGATGTACTCAACGGTGTACGTGCCGTCGTCGTTGAAGGTGGTTTTGTCTATGTCCGTGAAGATGTCGAGCATGAGTACCTGGGGGATGTAGAAGAGGTACTTCAGGTGGTACTCCCTGTAAAGCTCGTCCAGGCGCTCGCGGTAGGCCCTTTTCT
This window of the Thermococcus thermotolerans genome carries:
- a CDS encoding Nif3-like dinuclear metal center hexameric protein, producing the protein MNRDELVAFLDEYLQISAYPDKSSNGLQVEGKAEVERIAFAVDTTLRTIGRAAKAGADMLIVHHGMIWGGLGYITGVHYRRLKALFDAGINLYAAHLPLDAHPEVGNNVGLLRLLGLEPKEPFGEYRGTTIGFLGEFEEPQPIEKVAQVIAEKLDTTVKTYEFGEGKIKTVGAISGAGAFALEEAWRKGIDLLVTGEFTHADYLTALDLGISVAVAGHYKTETLGVKALMEVVKEKFGIEAFFIDAPTGL
- a CDS encoding ABC transporter ATP-binding protein, with the protein product MLRVEGLVKVYRDVRALDGLNLEVKHGQVYGFLGPNGAGKSTTILSTLGLVFPQEGRIELFGEEVFKDGKFDEGKLVRAKAKIGYMPEHATLWDFLTPEQTLEVIADSFGIPRAEKEKRISELLDLVGLKEARRRKVGKFSKGMRQRLLLAQALINDPELLILDEPMTGLDPRGIAEFKEIIREQKKAGKTVFFSSHILAHVEEVCDTVGVIVKGKLRLEDSIENIKREFLRKAGYTIVIETNRPVDWGLAGWNVSPLGENKYRVVAENDIREELHDFVASQGAKVLTMQVKEPSLEEIFLKLIE